A genomic region of Thermodesulfobium narugense DSM 14796 contains the following coding sequences:
- a CDS encoding MBL fold metallo-hydrolase, giving the protein MKITIVMDNCVHAPTPYSFKAEHGMSILINISNKLILFDTGQSGSIIHNLSLLGVNPKDLDMIVLSHGHYDHTGGLLSILGNARKKIPVFLHKDAFLNRYSLAGEKKFHIGIPYSKKYLESLGANFVFVEEILEIVPGLFLSGTIERKTDYEKGDSNLVIEKDGKSVKDPILDDMALYAIKDNGLIALTGCAHAGIINIIRYGFKLLKTNKLYAIVGGTHLGPADPVQRENTISDLLDAKPTIVAANHCTGFSMMAKLKDSFGDSFIAAFVGTEIDFS; this is encoded by the coding sequence ATGAAAATTACTATTGTAATGGATAATTGTGTTCATGCTCCAACACCATATTCTTTCAAAGCTGAACACGGCATGTCGATTTTAATCAATATATCTAACAAACTTATACTGTTTGACACAGGCCAATCAGGTTCAATTATTCACAATCTTTCTTTATTAGGCGTTAACCCAAAAGATTTGGATATGATTGTTTTGAGTCATGGACACTATGATCATACAGGCGGTTTATTGTCTATTTTAGGTAATGCAAGAAAAAAGATACCAGTTTTTCTTCATAAAGACGCATTTTTAAACAGATATTCTTTAGCTGGTGAGAAGAAATTTCATATTGGTATCCCTTATTCTAAGAAATATTTGGAGTCATTAGGTGCAAATTTTGTTTTTGTTGAAGAAATTTTAGAAATTGTCCCAGGTTTGTTCTTGAGCGGTACTATTGAGCGTAAGACTGATTATGAAAAAGGGGATTCAAATTTAGTTATAGAAAAGGATGGCAAAAGTGTAAAAGATCCGATTCTAGATGATATGGCCCTATATGCTATTAAGGATAATGGGCTTATAGCCCTGACAGGATGTGCTCATGCTGGCATTATAAATATTATCCGATACGGTTTTAAACTTTTAAAAACAAACAAACTTTATGCGATTGTTGGGGGAACTCATCTTGGTCCGGCTGACCCTGTTCAAAGAGAAAATACTATTTCAGATTTGTTAGATGCTAAACCAACTATTGTGGCTGCCAATCATTGTACTGGTTTTTCTATGATGGCCAAGCTAAAAGATTCTTTCGGTGATAGTTTTATAGCTGCCTTTGTAGGAACTGAAATTGATTTTTCATAA
- the pruA gene encoding L-glutamate gamma-semialdehyde dehydrogenase has protein sequence MRNCIAKIPEPINEPVYDYGVGTKERDNLKSALKDVLSKKVEIALIIGGKEIKTENTVDIRCPHQHDIVLGQYYQAGKEEIKLAIESAMNAKKNWAKIDFQERAAIFLKAAELLSTKYRYLMNATTMLSISKNVFQAEIDCVCELIDFLRFNVKFAEKIYEDQPISPKGFWNRMQYRPLEGFVFAVPPFNFVSISGNLPTAPVIMGNVSIWKPASSAVYPSYLFMKILQEAGLPDGVINFVPAKGSTIGDLVFSSREFAGLHFTGSYETFNYMWKTIANNISNYITYPRIVGETGGKDFIFAHNSANVKSLIAAIIRGSFEYQGQKCSAVSRVYIPKLMFNSFKDEFLNELSKIKMGSPEDFTNFMNAVIDRESFDKIKSYIDYAINSNEASILFGGKCDDSVGYFVEPTVIVTENPHFKTMEEEIFGPVVTFYPYDDNKFEETLYLCDKTSIYGLTGAIFAQDRNAINIATEVLESSAGNFYINDKPTGAVVGQQPFGGARASGTNDKAGSLLNLIRWTSARSVKETFNPPENFQYPFMEER, from the coding sequence TTGAGAAATTGTATAGCAAAGATTCCAGAACCAATTAATGAACCTGTTTATGATTATGGGGTGGGAACTAAAGAAAGAGATAACCTAAAATCGGCATTAAAGGATGTTCTTTCGAAAAAGGTTGAAATTGCGTTAATTATTGGTGGAAAAGAAATTAAGACCGAAAATACAGTAGATATTAGATGTCCACATCAACACGATATTGTTCTTGGTCAGTATTATCAAGCTGGTAAGGAAGAAATCAAGTTAGCAATTGAATCGGCTATGAATGCGAAAAAGAATTGGGCTAAAATTGATTTTCAAGAAAGGGCAGCAATTTTTTTAAAGGCGGCAGAGCTCTTAAGCACAAAGTACAGATATTTAATGAATGCTACAACAATGCTTTCAATTAGCAAAAACGTATTCCAGGCTGAAATAGATTGTGTTTGCGAACTTATTGATTTTTTGAGATTTAATGTGAAATTTGCTGAGAAAATTTATGAGGATCAACCAATTTCTCCGAAGGGTTTTTGGAATAGAATGCAGTATAGGCCTCTTGAGGGTTTTGTATTTGCAGTTCCCCCGTTTAATTTTGTTTCGATTTCTGGCAATTTGCCAACTGCACCCGTAATAATGGGAAACGTTTCAATTTGGAAACCGGCTTCCAGCGCTGTTTATCCTTCTTATTTATTTATGAAGATTCTTCAAGAGGCAGGTTTACCAGATGGGGTAATCAATTTCGTGCCTGCTAAAGGTTCTACTATAGGAGATTTGGTTTTCTCTTCTAGAGAATTTGCTGGCCTTCATTTTACAGGGAGCTATGAAACTTTTAACTACATGTGGAAAACTATAGCTAATAACATCTCAAATTATATAACCTATCCAAGAATTGTTGGCGAAACTGGTGGAAAAGATTTTATTTTTGCTCATAATTCGGCTAATGTTAAGAGTTTAATTGCTGCAATTATTAGAGGTTCCTTTGAGTATCAAGGTCAAAAGTGTTCTGCTGTTTCAAGAGTTTATATACCAAAATTAATGTTTAATAGTTTTAAAGACGAGTTTCTAAATGAGCTTAGCAAGATAAAAATGGGTTCTCCTGAAGATTTTACAAACTTTATGAATGCAGTTATTGATAGAGAATCATTTGACAAAATTAAATCATATATTGATTATGCAATAAATAGCAACGAAGCTAGTATTCTATTTGGTGGAAAATGTGATGATAGTGTAGGATATTTCGTAGAACCTACTGTTATAGTTACTGAAAACCCTCATTTCAAAACTATGGAGGAGGAGATCTTTGGTCCTGTGGTAACTTTCTATCCTTATGATGATAATAAGTTTGAAGAAACGCTTTATTTATGCGATAAAACAAGCATATACGGTTTAACTGGTGCTATCTTTGCTCAGGATAGAAATGCTATAAACATTGCAACCGAAGTTCTTGAGTCTAGCGCAGGGAATTTTTACATTAACGATAAGCCAACAGGTGCAGTTGTTGGTCAGCAACCTTTTGGTGGGGCTAGAGCTAGTGGAACAAACGATAAGGCAGGCAGTTTGTTAAACCTGATTAGGTGGACAAGCGCAAGGTCTGTTAAAGAAACTTTTAACCCTCCAGAAAATTTTCAATACCCCTTTATGGAGGAAAGATGA
- the hisG gene encoding ATP phosphoribosyltransferase translates to MLKIAVPKGVLFEPSLRLLKNCGYKIPSDFGRKLLIEDSNQQLSLVIVRPFDMPLYVEEGVVDVAFIGKDVIEETSMSCFEILDLGYGQCRLSVAVPGFSPYRSVEDFHSFIKVGSKYQNLSKKFFIEKGIQVRIFPLGGSVELSPIVGLSDAIIDLVSTGNTLKANNLVEIETILFSTSRLVVNDAKYRLKRKEINEFILRVKEVLNDIY, encoded by the coding sequence ATGCTTAAAATTGCTGTACCAAAAGGAGTTTTGTTTGAACCATCTTTAAGATTATTAAAAAATTGTGGATACAAGATCCCTTCAGATTTTGGGAGGAAACTTTTAATAGAAGATTCAAATCAGCAACTGTCTTTGGTAATAGTAAGACCTTTTGATATGCCTCTTTATGTGGAAGAAGGGGTTGTTGACGTTGCTTTTATCGGTAAAGATGTAATTGAAGAAACTTCGATGTCTTGTTTTGAAATATTAGATTTAGGTTATGGTCAATGCAGGTTGTCAGTTGCTGTGCCAGGTTTTAGTCCTTATAGATCTGTTGAAGATTTTCATTCTTTTATTAAAGTTGGATCGAAATATCAGAATCTTTCAAAAAAGTTTTTTATAGAAAAAGGAATTCAGGTTAGGATTTTCCCTCTTGGAGGATCTGTAGAGTTGTCGCCTATTGTGGGTTTGTCTGATGCAATAATCGATCTCGTTTCTACTGGTAATACTCTCAAAGCCAATAACCTTGTAGAAATTGAAACTATTTTGTTTTCCACTTCTCGTTTAGTGGTAAATGATGCTAAGTATAGACTTAAGAGAAAAGAAATAAACGAATTCATTTTGCGAGTTAAGGAGGTTCTTAATGATATTTATTGA
- a CDS encoding ATP phosphoribosyltransferase regulatory subunit has translation MNNSLSGSVDMLPEEVLCRNSIEEKIKSFWEKNGFVMVSIPVLENWDKLQVALDEKLIEKTIRFIDRFGGVSVLSPDLTVSIARMVSARKRSSPFPLKYFYLSDVFRVTSEHSVIRQCGVEIIGADKQSLADVELAVLIFMTLKEIGFNEIYLEIGNFEILKELLDLDMLKSYKKNLLEAFLKKDWVTLNCIANEIKDFKISNFIRNLPKLSGTPDEVFSKINLIPEFLHPSVKNLEKISNEIKNAGVKHYINLSLINEISYYTGFIFQVFVPGSPNSIGGGGRYDDLYSLFGFDCPSSGFGIDLDKIYEILKANYLKPINIDVLLSFNDDIPLHWVWNLAASYRDQGIRVEIDLKSRKFDEALEFSKNKKAKRLVYISKLESSGVSGWIVDTHTENKERMTFC, from the coding sequence GTGAATAATTCGCTTTCTGGATCAGTAGATATGCTACCTGAAGAAGTTTTGTGTAGAAACTCAATCGAAGAAAAGATTAAAAGTTTTTGGGAAAAAAATGGCTTTGTTATGGTGTCTATCCCTGTTCTTGAAAATTGGGACAAGTTACAAGTAGCACTTGACGAAAAATTAATAGAAAAAACAATTAGATTTATTGATAGATTTGGAGGAGTTAGCGTTCTTAGCCCCGACTTGACGGTTTCTATTGCAAGGATGGTTTCTGCTAGAAAGAGAAGCTCTCCTTTTCCGTTAAAATATTTTTATTTATCAGATGTATTTAGAGTTACTTCAGAACATAGTGTAATAAGACAATGTGGTGTTGAAATTATAGGGGCTGATAAACAAAGTTTAGCTGACGTAGAACTTGCAGTATTAATTTTTATGACTTTAAAAGAAATCGGTTTTAATGAGATATATCTTGAAATAGGAAATTTTGAAATATTAAAAGAGCTTTTGGATCTGGATATGCTTAAGAGTTACAAAAAAAATTTGCTTGAGGCTTTTTTAAAAAAGGATTGGGTAACACTAAACTGTATTGCAAATGAGATTAAGGATTTTAAAATTTCAAACTTTATTAGAAATCTTCCAAAACTTTCAGGAACACCAGATGAAGTTTTTTCAAAAATTAATTTAATTCCTGAATTTTTGCATCCTTCAGTTAAAAATTTGGAGAAAATAAGTAATGAAATCAAAAATGCTGGCGTAAAACACTATATTAATCTTTCTTTGATTAACGAAATTTCCTATTATACTGGCTTTATTTTTCAAGTTTTTGTTCCAGGTTCGCCAAATTCTATTGGTGGCGGAGGCAGATATGATGATTTATATTCCCTATTTGGTTTTGATTGTCCTTCCTCAGGGTTTGGTATTGATTTAGATAAGATTTATGAGATTTTGAAAGCGAATTATCTTAAACCTATAAATATTGACGTCCTTTTATCTTTTAATGATGATATACCTTTACATTGGGTGTGGAATCTAGCTGCTTCCTATAGAGACCAGGGGATAAGGGTGGAAATAGACTTAAAAAGTAGAAAATTTGATGAAGCCTTAGAGTTTTCGAAAAATAAAAAGGCTAAAAGATTGGTTTACATATCTAAATTAGAATCATCAGGAGTATCTGGGTGGATTGTTGATACGCATACCGAAAACAAAGAAAGGATGACCTTTTGCTGA
- a CDS encoding proline dehydrogenase family protein, whose protein sequence is MMLNNIFNFTISNTIDYVPEQIIDFFSKKYVSGPSLSDAVKTTIDLNSKGMMSTIDVLGEFVQNEDQTIFFRNECIKVLETIKEESLNANLSLKPTQMGLAINKALCYENIRKIVRRAKELDNFVRIDMENSPYTTDTLKMYKLLREEFPGHVGTVLQAYLRRTIDDIDKLSDKNLNIRLCKGIYVESYKIAYKNPELINENYIYCLEKLFDNKAYVGIATHDEKLIFHAMKLIRKYNLQPNEYEFQMLLGIGDELRDFILSKKHRLRIYVPYGKEWLSYVRRRLKENPNIIKTALGLKL, encoded by the coding sequence ATGATGCTAAATAATATTTTTAATTTTACTATCTCAAACACTATTGATTATGTTCCAGAACAAATTATAGATTTTTTTTCAAAAAAATATGTTTCTGGACCATCTCTTTCCGATGCGGTTAAGACTACAATTGATTTGAACTCCAAGGGAATGATGTCTACTATTGATGTGTTGGGTGAATTCGTTCAAAACGAAGATCAAACTATTTTTTTTAGAAATGAGTGTATTAAAGTACTTGAAACCATTAAAGAAGAGTCTTTAAACGCAAATCTCTCTTTAAAACCTACTCAAATGGGTCTTGCCATAAATAAAGCTCTTTGTTATGAAAATATAAGGAAAATAGTAAGGAGAGCTAAGGAATTAGACAATTTTGTAAGAATTGATATGGAGAATTCACCATATACAACTGATACGTTAAAAATGTATAAGCTTTTAAGAGAAGAATTTCCAGGTCATGTGGGGACTGTTTTGCAAGCCTACTTAAGAAGAACAATTGACGATATTGACAAACTTTCAGATAAAAATCTGAATATAAGGCTTTGCAAGGGTATCTACGTAGAATCTTATAAAATTGCGTACAAAAATCCTGAATTAATTAATGAAAACTATATTTATTGTTTAGAAAAACTTTTTGATAATAAGGCATATGTTGGCATTGCAACTCATGACGAGAAGTTAATTTTTCATGCAATGAAGCTAATTAGGAAATACAACTTACAGCCAAATGAATATGAATTTCAAATGTTGTTGGGAATAGGTGATGAACTGAGAGACTTTATACTTTCTAAGAAGCATAGACTTAGGATATATGTACCATATGGCAAAGAGTGGCTATCTTATGTTAGAAGAAGACTAAAGGAGAATCCAAACATAATTAAAACAGCTCTTGGATTAAAGTTGTAG
- a CDS encoding MFS transporter — MDSTVLKSAINKSKWFLMPYIFILYILNFVDRINFGFAAVGGMNKDLGLSAEQFGFAAGIFFFGYLIFQVPSNLLLHRIGARIWIAIIIIVWGLTATLTGFSDNAFHLYVARVMLGLVEAGFFPGMILYLTYWFPQRELAQAVAIFMTALAISSVIGGPISGLILDHVHWLNMQSWRWMFILEGIPSVIFGFITFFVLPNKPADATFLTIDEKKALTDEISREQAEKAKQRKASVREIIVDGRVWLLAFIYFFGCIMGLYSTSFWLPTIIKGLSNSFSATIVGFLTMIPYILAAIAMVWVGRDADKKGEWRRHSQIPLLVSSIAIFLMLFIKDPFISMIVLSIVTIGAFGAFGPFWALVNEFLSGEAAAAGIAVINSIGNLGGFFAPYIIGLIKDKTGNVYFGLAAVGALLLVAVILLAILPKEPVKKSA, encoded by the coding sequence TTGGATTCTACAGTTTTGAAAAGTGCAATTAACAAATCGAAATGGTTTTTAATGCCTTACATTTTTATTTTGTACATTTTAAATTTTGTTGATCGCATTAATTTTGGCTTTGCAGCAGTAGGAGGTATGAATAAAGATCTAGGACTATCTGCTGAGCAATTTGGTTTTGCCGCTGGTATATTCTTTTTTGGGTATTTGATTTTTCAAGTGCCCAGCAATTTGCTTTTACACAGGATTGGAGCAAGGATTTGGATAGCTATTATTATAATAGTTTGGGGTTTGACTGCGACTTTAACAGGATTTTCAGACAATGCTTTTCATCTATATGTCGCTCGCGTAATGCTTGGTTTGGTAGAGGCAGGATTTTTCCCAGGCATGATATTGTATCTTACATACTGGTTTCCACAACGAGAATTGGCTCAAGCTGTAGCAATCTTTATGACTGCTTTAGCTATATCGAGTGTTATTGGCGGTCCTATTTCTGGTCTTATTTTAGATCACGTACATTGGCTAAATATGCAGAGCTGGAGGTGGATGTTTATACTTGAGGGGATACCTTCAGTTATTTTTGGTTTTATTACATTTTTTGTGCTTCCGAACAAGCCAGCAGATGCTACTTTTTTAACTATTGATGAAAAAAAGGCCCTAACTGATGAAATATCTAGAGAGCAAGCAGAGAAAGCTAAGCAAAGAAAGGCTTCGGTCAGAGAGATTATTGTTGATGGTAGAGTTTGGCTCTTGGCATTTATTTACTTTTTTGGATGTATTATGGGTCTATATTCAACCAGTTTCTGGTTACCTACGATCATCAAAGGTTTGTCAAATTCTTTTAGTGCAACTATAGTAGGCTTTTTAACAATGATCCCTTACATACTCGCTGCTATTGCTATGGTGTGGGTTGGTAGGGATGCCGACAAAAAAGGAGAGTGGAGACGACACTCTCAAATTCCTCTTTTGGTAAGTTCTATTGCAATATTTCTTATGTTGTTTATAAAAGATCCTTTTATATCAATGATTGTTTTGTCAATTGTTACTATAGGAGCATTTGGAGCATTTGGTCCCTTTTGGGCACTTGTTAATGAATTTTTATCTGGAGAAGCGGCTGCTGCTGGAATTGCAGTGATCAATTCTATTGGAAATCTTGGTGGCTTTTTTGCTCCCTACATTATTGGACTTATAAAGGACAAAACAGGGAATGTATATTTTGGGCTTGCAGCTGTAGGAGCCTTACTTCTCGTGGCTGTCATACTGTTAGCTATATTACCTAAAGAGCCGGTCAAAAAATCTGCTTAA
- the hisD gene encoding histidinol dehydrogenase, whose translation MIFIDDFLLLKKEAELQRLWKRGSYFQDNKIFDEVIAIINNIKSRGLEAVKEYSKKFDDYDLSLGLIASEEEIISQARLVPTDVYNALKHSAERIKRYHESVKIESFKYETEESESGFKWTPIENVGIYIPGGLAAYPSTILMTVIVADVAGVNNIYVCSKPNKGKINPYIASAILACNTKKVKVVKLSGIQAISSMALGLGIKKVDKIFGPGNDYVSLAKKYFFGEVAIDMMAGPSEILIVSDGKVNPSWIAWDFLSQAEHDKNAKTGLISNEIDFLNEVMERVKEYSLRVLNKHIVESSLQNSFFGFAPTLEDAISISNILAPEHLEIACENPEELFNKVQNAGTVFLGNLTCEPFGDYILGPSHVLPTSGSARYFSGINVYDFLKRTNFSRIKTKNALKNLLDASLIAEVEGFSAHKKSMLCRNE comes from the coding sequence ATGATATTTATTGATGATTTTCTTTTATTAAAAAAAGAGGCAGAGCTTCAAAGATTGTGGAAAAGGGGGTCGTATTTTCAAGATAATAAAATTTTTGATGAAGTGATAGCAATTATAAATAACATTAAATCAAGAGGACTTGAAGCTGTAAAAGAATATTCTAAAAAATTTGATGATTATGATTTATCCCTTGGTTTAATAGCTTCAGAAGAGGAAATAATTTCTCAAGCGAGGCTTGTACCTACTGATGTTTATAATGCACTAAAGCATTCTGCTGAAAGGATAAAAAGGTATCATGAAAGCGTTAAAATTGAATCATTTAAGTATGAAACAGAAGAGTCAGAATCAGGGTTTAAATGGACTCCAATTGAAAATGTAGGTATATATATACCAGGAGGATTGGCAGCATATCCATCTACAATTCTAATGACGGTTATTGTTGCTGATGTTGCGGGAGTGAATAACATCTATGTATGTTCTAAGCCAAATAAGGGAAAAATAAATCCATATATAGCTTCAGCTATTCTTGCTTGCAATACTAAGAAGGTTAAGGTTGTGAAGCTTTCTGGTATTCAGGCTATTTCTTCTATGGCTTTGGGTTTGGGAATTAAAAAGGTTGACAAGATATTTGGACCTGGTAACGACTATGTAAGTCTTGCTAAAAAATATTTCTTTGGAGAGGTAGCTATTGATATGATGGCTGGTCCTTCTGAAATATTAATAGTTTCTGATGGCAAAGTAAATCCTTCTTGGATTGCATGGGATTTTTTGTCGCAAGCAGAACATGATAAAAATGCAAAAACTGGCCTGATATCAAATGAAATTGATTTTTTAAATGAAGTAATGGAAAGAGTTAAAGAATATTCTCTTAGAGTTTTGAATAAACATATTGTAGAATCTTCACTCCAAAATTCCTTTTTTGGGTTTGCCCCTACCCTTGAGGATGCGATAAGTATTTCAAATATCTTAGCTCCTGAACATCTTGAAATTGCTTGTGAAAATCCTGAAGAACTTTTTAACAAAGTTCAAAATGCAGGCACAGTGTTTCTGGGAAATTTGACTTGTGAACCATTTGGAGATTATATTTTAGGACCAAGTCATGTTTTGCCGACATCAGGTAGTGCACGTTATTTTTCAGGGATAAACGTGTATGATTTCTTAAAAAGAACAAACTTTTCTAGAATAAAAACAAAAAATGCTTTAAAAAATCTTTTAGATGCTTCTTTGATAGCCGAAGTAGAAGGATTTAGCGCTCATAAAAAGTCCATGCTTTGTAGGAACGAATGA
- the xerA gene encoding site-specific tyrosine recombinase/integron integrase: protein MRSFILQEGSKALHAFVSYLFFIRGYSENTVNSYRSDIKSFFNFFKDRINDTVDIEKLLLYYSNYLISNNYKASSLERKLVAIKQFLIFSFQEGYYKGKIPDIVLPKKDKRLPFFLSRSDIFNIFNFISNSKQFTIRDLLIFKMLYFTGMRISELLNLKIDNVNFESMDIRVLGKGSKERIIPFHRDILDLFNSYLIFRQESLKPKCENIFVNSKGKPLSRQYIWKMCKKVGNFLNLELHPHIFRHSLATHLLSGGASIKTIQEILGHESISTTQIYTHLIYEELKKEYFRAFKNFDSVINPINKL from the coding sequence TTGCGGTCCTTTATCTTACAAGAAGGTAGTAAGGCCCTACATGCTTTTGTAAGCTATCTCTTTTTTATAAGAGGGTATTCTGAGAATACAGTAAATTCGTACAGGAGCGATATAAAGTCCTTTTTTAACTTTTTTAAGGACAGAATAAACGATACTGTTGATATTGAAAAGTTATTGCTATATTATTCGAATTATTTAATTTCAAATAATTATAAAGCCTCTTCTCTTGAAAGAAAATTGGTAGCAATAAAACAATTTCTTATTTTTTCATTCCAAGAAGGTTATTATAAGGGCAAAATTCCTGATATTGTTTTGCCAAAAAAAGATAAAAGATTGCCATTTTTTTTGTCTAGGAGCGATATCTTTAATATTTTTAACTTTATTTCTAATTCAAAACAATTTACTATTAGGGATTTGCTTATTTTTAAGATGTTGTATTTTACGGGCATGAGAATTTCAGAGCTTTTAAATCTAAAGATTGATAACGTTAATTTTGAAAGTATGGATATTAGAGTTCTTGGGAAAGGATCAAAGGAAAGAATTATTCCTTTTCATCGAGATATTTTGGATTTGTTTAATTCGTATTTAATTTTTAGACAAGAGAGTTTGAAACCTAAGTGTGAAAATATTTTTGTTAATTCAAAAGGGAAGCCTCTTTCAAGGCAATATATATGGAAAATGTGTAAAAAAGTAGGTAATTTCTTAAATTTAGAATTACATCCTCATATTTTTAGACATTCATTAGCAACCCATTTACTTTCTGGTGGGGCTAGTATTAAGACTATACAAGAAATATTAGGTCATGAGTCAATTTCGACTACTCAAATATATACTCATTTAATATATGAAGAACTTAAGAAGGAATATTTTAGAGCATTTAAAAATTTTGATAGTGTTATTAATCCAATAAATAAATTATAA
- a CDS encoding branched-chain amino acid ABC transporter substrate-binding protein, with the protein MFLKYKKFLFLVLALFGVGLLLAGCAGTQQKAASSTIKVAVVGPMTGAQAKYGEDWKNSALLAIDEINAKGGIKGKKLEAVIFDDAADPKQAVSVAQKIVSDPSIVAVIGHVNSGCSIPASKIYAQANVPMLTVSTNPELTQQGLKNIFRVAPTDNVQGSFAADFLFKKGYKNIAILQDKSAYGQGVATEFKNSFEKLGGKVLAFEGVTEDQKDFSAILTKFKTLNPDAIYFGGYYPEGALITKQMRDLGMKMPLVGPDGLYDPQFLKIAGAAANGDIITNIGLNIETNPNAKDFLAAYKAKYGEPGAYGIFAYEAVKILAAALEKDPTAKGEALIKLLDETNYNGVLGNTTFAPNGDTKNKVITVYEVKNDKFVEI; encoded by the coding sequence TTGTTTTTAAAGTACAAGAAATTTTTGTTTTTGGTCTTAGCTTTATTTGGAGTGGGTTTGCTGTTGGCAGGTTGCGCTGGTACTCAACAAAAAGCTGCAAGTTCTACAATTAAAGTTGCAGTGGTAGGTCCAATGACAGGAGCGCAAGCGAAATATGGAGAAGACTGGAAAAATTCTGCACTTTTGGCTATTGATGAAATTAATGCAAAGGGAGGAATAAAGGGGAAAAAACTTGAAGCGGTAATATTTGACGATGCAGCAGATCCGAAGCAGGCTGTATCTGTAGCTCAAAAGATTGTTAGCGATCCAAGTATTGTGGCTGTAATAGGCCACGTTAATTCTGGTTGTTCCATACCTGCTTCTAAGATCTATGCTCAAGCCAATGTTCCAATGCTCACTGTGTCTACAAATCCTGAGTTAACACAGCAAGGTTTAAAAAATATTTTTAGAGTAGCCCCAACTGATAATGTTCAGGGAAGTTTTGCTGCTGATTTTTTGTTTAAAAAAGGATATAAGAATATAGCTATTTTGCAGGATAAGTCTGCATATGGACAGGGGGTTGCTACAGAGTTTAAAAATAGCTTTGAAAAACTTGGTGGAAAAGTTCTTGCATTTGAAGGTGTGACAGAAGATCAGAAGGACTTTTCAGCTATTCTTACAAAATTTAAAACCCTTAATCCAGATGCTATTTATTTTGGTGGTTACTATCCTGAGGGGGCTCTTATAACCAAGCAAATGAGAGATTTGGGCATGAAGATGCCTTTGGTAGGACCAGATGGCTTATATGATCCACAATTTTTAAAGATTGCAGGAGCAGCAGCTAATGGAGACATAATAACAAATATAGGTCTTAATATTGAAACAAATCCAAATGCTAAAGATTTTTTGGCAGCTTATAAGGCAAAATATGGAGAGCCAGGTGCATATGGTATATTTGCGTATGAAGCTGTAAAAATATTAGCAGCTGCTCTTGAAAAGGATCCAACTGCTAAGGGTGAAGCACTTATTAAACTTTTAGACGAAACCAATTATAATGGTGTTCTTGGAAATACAACATTTGCTCCAAATGGTGATACAAAAAATAAAGTAATTACTGTTTATGAAGTTAAAAATGATAAGTTTGTTGAAATTTAG
- a CDS encoding NUDIX hydrolase, whose protein sequence is MKEDKTYTEYVYCGKIIKVRRDWVKIKKGTKQHRTWMEVVEFSNAVGIIALPNKEEILLVEQFRYAPNEKLLEIPAGKLDPGESPEAGAIRELIEETGYRAKSVKRIFSMYTTPGFTDEYMHIMLCEDLEYVGVNPDEDEVINVVKFNIKDLEKMVLEGKIKDAKTVLAVLYLTRR, encoded by the coding sequence ATGAAAGAAGATAAAACTTATACAGAGTATGTATATTGTGGGAAAATTATTAAAGTGAGACGAGATTGGGTAAAGATTAAAAAGGGAACAAAGCAACACAGAACTTGGATGGAGGTTGTTGAATTTTCTAATGCCGTAGGCATAATTGCTTTACCAAACAAAGAAGAGATTTTATTGGTTGAACAATTCAGATATGCTCCCAATGAAAAACTTTTAGAGATCCCTGCTGGAAAATTGGATCCTGGTGAATCCCCTGAAGCTGGTGCTATAAGAGAACTTATTGAAGAAACAGGATATAGGGCTAAAAGCGTTAAAAGGATATTTTCTATGTATACAACTCCAGGATTTACCGACGAATATATGCACATTATGCTTTGTGAAGACTTAGAATACGTTGGCGTTAATCCTGATGAAGATGAGGTAATTAATGTAGTAAAATTTAATATTAAAGACCTTGAGAAAATGGTTTTAGAGGGGAAGATTAAAGACGCCAAAACAGTGCTTGCGGTCCTTTATCTTACAAGAAGGTAG